The following is a genomic window from Corynebacterium incognita.
TCATGCTCCCCGGCATGAACGGAGTGGACATCTGCCGTGCCATCCGACGTGAGTCGGCTGTTCCCATCGTGATGCTGACGGCGAAGACCGACACCGTGGACGTGGTCTTGGGCCTGGAATCGGGTGCTGATGACTACATCACCAAGCCGTTCAAGCCCAAGGAGCTCGTGGCGCGCATTCGGGCGCGGCTGCGCCGCACCGACGCGGAGGAGACGGAACTCATTGAGGTCGGAGATTTGCTTATCGACGTCCCGGAGCACACCGTCACCCGTCGCACGGCGTCCGGTCAGCCCGGCGAGGAGATCGGACTGACCCCCTTGGAGTTCGATCTCCTGTTGGAGATGGCCCGCAAGCCTGGTCAGGTGCACACCCGCGAGGAGCTTCTGGAGAAGGTGTGGGGCTACCGCCACGCCTCGGATACCCGCCTGGTGAACGTCCATGTGCAGCGCCTGCGTGCGAAGATTGAACACGACCCAGAAGATCCGCAGATCGTGCTGACCGTCCGCGGCGTTGGCTACAAAACGGGAAAGCTCATGTCCGTCGACGGGGAGTAGAAAGCCATTTTTCAGAAACTCCACAACCTTCGTGATTCCTTCGTAGAAGCGTGGCGCAACTCGCTGCAGGTGCGCTTCATCGGCATGATCTTTGCCGCCTCCACTGTGGTGATGATCATTTTGGCGTACGCGCTGGTGTCCGTGCTGGCGCAGCGACTGGTGGACCAGAAGAAGGACATTGCGAGCCAGGAGATTGACCGCGCCCGAGTTGTCGTGGAGCAGCAGATCAATGCGACAGGCACGGCGAATTCAGTGCAGGTGCGCCTCAATTCGGCGCGGGCGTCATTGACGCAGTTGTCTTCGCAGTCTTCCGACGCCTCGGTGGTCTATGAACCGGTGATTCTCGCGGAAAACGCCGATGGTTCTGTGACCAAGTCGCCCGAGGGGTATCGGATTCCGGAGGCGTTGCGGGAATTCGTTTCCGAAGACCAAATTTCTTACCAGTACACGACCATTGAGCGCTCGGATGGTACGAGCTATAACGCGCTCATCGTGGGCTCGCCCACCGAGGCCGACATTCCGGACGTGCAGGTCTATCTCGTGATGAGCATGGAGAACGAGGAAGCGACCATGGCCCTCATGCGCGGCTTGCTGTCTGCTGCCGGCCTCGTGGTGGTGGTTCTCCTCGTGGGGATTTCCTGGCTGGCCACGCAGCAGGTCATCGCCCCGATCCGTTCCGCCTCCCGCATTGCCCAACGCCTGGCGGCCGGGCACCTGCGCGAGCGGATGGCCGTCGACGGTGAAGATGAGATGGCTCGCCTCGCCATTTCTTTCAACGACATGGCGGAGAAACTCTCCAAGCAAATTACCCAGCTGGAGGAGTACGGCGATCTGCAGCGCCAGTTCACCTCCGATGTCTCGCACGAGTTGCGTACGCCGCTGACCACCGTGCGCATGGCGGCGGATCTCATCGCAGCAGACCCGGATTCTTTGGAAGCGCACCAGCGCCGCGCCTCGGAATTGATGATTACCGAGCTTGACCGCTTCGAAGCTCTCTTGGCCGATCTTCTGGAGATCTCCCGCCACGATGCCGGCGTGGCGGATCTGGCCACCTCCCAGCTCGACGTGCGCTCGTGCGTGCAGGCAGCATGGCAGCAGACTCAGCACCTGGCTACCAAGCTGGGCGTGGATGTGCGCTTTGAGATTCCTGACGCGCCAGTACAAATCAATGGCGATTCCCGCCGTATTGAGCGTGTTCTGCGCAACCTGTTGGCGAACGCGATTGACCATTCGGAGGGCAATCCCGTGGACGTCCGCGTCGTGGACGGCGACAAGGTGATTGGTGTAGCCGTGACGGATCGCGGCGTCGGCCTGAAGCCAGGGCAGGAGGAGTTGGTGTTTAACCGCTTCTGGCGTGCTGATGCTTCCCGCAAGCGCCATTCCGGCGGCACGGGTCTCGGTTTGGCTATTGCCCGCGAGGACGTGGTTCTCCATGGCGGCACCCTTGACGCGATTGGTGAGCTCGGGGTAGGTTCCCGGTTCCGGCTTATCCTGCCCAAGCAGCCCAAGGACGTCTACGAGGAAGAGCCCATTCCTTTGGTGGTCCCGCATTCCACCACGGCACTGCCGGAGTCGGAGACACCCGCGCTCCCGTCGGGAAGCAACTCTTCCGGGGACAGCAAGACTGACGAGCAGGCCGGGATCGTCCGTGGTCGGAAGCCGGAAGTGGAGGAGCAGTGATGTATAAACGCTGGCAAAACCGGGTGGCCGCCACCGTGGCGATCGTCACCAGTTCCTTGGTTTTTACCTCGTGCTCCTCACTCCCGCGAGATTCGAGTCCGCAGGTCATGCGTTCGTATTCTCCCGATGCTGCGGAGACTCCTTCGCTGGGGCCTACGCCCGGCATGGAGCCGGATTTGTTGTTGCGTGATTTCTTCTCCGCCGCTGCTATTCCGGCGGGTGAGTACGCTTCTGCGCGCTCGTTCTTGGACAAGTCCACGGCTGCCAACTGGAACCCGTCTGGACCGACTTTGTTATTGGATCAGATTGATCTGACCACCGTTTCTGGGGAGGACCAGTCCAAGCGCACCTTCGAGGTGCGGGGCACAGTTATCGGCAAGCTGGGCGAGGGCGGCATCTATATCCCTGAAAACGGGGTGTACGAGGCCAAGGTGGAGATGCGGAGAACCGATGACGAGTGGCGAATCACCAGCCTGCCGGAGGGCGTGGCCATCGAACGCACGGAGTTCCGTAATCAGTACCGCCCACACAATGTGTACTTCTATGGCCAAAATGGGCGGGTCCTCGTCAGAGAGCGGCGCTGGCTTTACGACGGCCAGAAGTCCCTCGACACCGAACTGATTACGCTTCTCATGCAGGGCCCTTCGGAGAACTTGGCACCCGCAACGTCCACGGTGGTGCCAGACGGCGCGACCTTCGCCGGTGTGGAAGACGGAGAGTATCGTTTCGCCGGTATGTCTGAGATGGATGAGGAAGCGCGTCTGCGCTTCGCGGCACAGGTGGTGTGGACGTTGTCTAATGCCTCTATCCCGGGACCGTACAAGATTACCGCCGATGGCACCCCGTTGGTGGAGGGGTTGGAGCAGATGACAACTGATGATTTCGCGGACTTTAATCCGGAATCTGCGTCGAGCTCCTTGTCTTCGCTGTACGCCCTCAACGGCGGCAACATCATGCGGGTGGAAGGGGAGAAGGCAACGCCGATCGCCGGGGAATTGGGCTCCAGTGGTGAGGTCCAGTCCGCAGAGATTGACGCCGACGGTCACTTCGCGGTGGTTCGCAAGGATCCGGATGACGACAAGAAGTCGCAGCTAGTCATGGGATCGATGGGCGAAGGTTTGGCGGAATCGGATACGGCCCGCACTATTTCGCGCCCTACCTTTGAATACGACAGCGCCGCGGCGTGGGTGGTGCTCAACGGCAAGAAGGTCGTGCGCGCGGTCCGTTCGTCCACCTCTGGCGAGGTGGCGGAGACCGAAGTCAAGCTTGAGGGAACGGAACAGAACGAGGATATCGAAGGCGAGATTTCCGTTATGCGCTTGTCCGCGACCGGCGCCCGCGTAGCGATGATCGCCGGTGGCCGCGTCTACGTCGGTGTCGTGGTCAAGGAGACGGACGGCGCCTACCGGGTGGTCAATATCCGCGAGCTTGCGAGCGAGCTCGGCGGTTCTGCGTTGTCGCTGGACTGGCGAGTCGATGGTTCCTTGGTGGTGGGTACTTCGACCACCGAGTCGCCGATGTGGCGGGTGGAGCAGGACGGCTCCGCGGTGACCACGCTGCCGTCCGGCAACGTGACGGCGCCGGTGGTGGCGGTGGAGAACTCTATGTCGACGACTTACATCACCGACGCGAGGGCAATTCTCCAGATTCCTGCGGACGAGGCCGAAGTTGCCTTCTGGCGCGAGGTGCCTGGCCTGCAGGGTAAGCGCTCCGCACCTATCGTTGCGAACTAGCTTTCCGCGCGCTGTGCGGTCGGCGCCGGTAGGCTAGGCCGCATGAGCCTTCGGGGGTTGGCGTTAGGGGAATTGGTGTTGCCGCGCGCCTGTGCGGGGTGCGGCCGGGCCGGTAGCGATCTGTGCGGCGCGTGCCGTTTAGCGTTGCGACGTCCCCCGCATCCCGTGCGCCGTCGGCTATTGCTGCCGGCGCCGGTGTGGGCATTGGGACCCTACGGCGGGGCACACAAAAGCGTCATCGTGGCGATGAAAGAGCGTGGGCATCACGCGGCGCGTGAATACGTCGGCGCGGTGCTCGCCGCGGCGCTTGCGCATCTTCAGGCCCGCGGTGAGTTACCCTCCAGCGTTATTCTCGTTCCCGCCCCGACACGAACCCGCTCCGCGCGCCTGCGCGGCGGTGACCCGGTAGAGGCGGTGTGCCGCCACGCGGCGTCGATGAGCGCGCAGGTTCCGGGGAGCGCCATTGAGGTTGCGCGTTGTCTCGTGACGGCGGCGCACGTTGCAGACCAATCTGAGCTTGACGCGGCGGAACGCGTGGAGAACATGCGGGGTGCCGTGCAATTACGGCGCCGACCACCAGCTGGGGTGCCGCTGGTGGTGGTCGATGACGTGATCACCACCGGGGCCACCCTGTGCGCAAGTATGGACACCTTGACCGCCGCAGGTGGTTCCGTGGTGGCGGGGGTAACCCTTGCTGACGCATAATTTTCACAATTTTTATCCCCGTGGCCAGTGCAAAGGTTTGAAAAGTGGAAAAAGTTGACCCCAGTGGCCCAAAGGTTATTACCAGTGGGTAGAATCAGAAGTGTCACAGTCCCCGGGATGGAGTAATTCATTCCACAATCTAAGGGAGGCAATGATGGCCGATCCACAGGTCAACAGCACCGCTCAAGTAACGATTACCGGACGCAACGTGGAGGTGCCTGAGCACTTCCAGGAGCGCGTCACCTCGAAGCTGTCCAAGATTGAGCGCCTAGATCCGACCCTGACGTTCTTCCACGTTGAGCTCCAGCACGAGCCCAATCCGCGCCGCGAGGCGCAGTCCGACCGTATTCAGATCACCGCCACCGGCAAGGGGCACATCGCTCGTGCCGAGGCCAAGGAAGATAGCTTCTACGCCGCGCTGGAAACCGCGCTGGCCAAGATGGAGCGCTCCTTGCGCAAGGTGAAGGTGCGTCGCCAGGCTGCGAAGAGCGGCCACCGCGCCCCGAAGGGCACCGGCGAGCTTGCCGCGGAAATGGTGGCTGAGCAGCCGCCCGTGCAGAAGGAGCCGGAGCAGCCGAAGGAGGAGAACCTCGCCGACCTGTATGCGCCCACCATTGAGGAGCAGCGCCCAGGACAGGTGGTTCGCACCAAGGAGCACCCAGCAACTCCGATGAGCGTGGACGAGGCGCTCAGTCAGATGGAGCTGGTGGGCCACGACTTCTACCTCTTCATCAATGAGGGGAACGGCCAGCCTTCCGTGGTGTACCGTCGCCACGCCTTCGATTACGGTCTCATCACCTTGACCGAGGATGCTGAAGGATAGCTAGCGGCTGACTCTCACGCCCCCGTTTCGCGCCCCTGCTGGGGTTGCGGAGCGGGGTGTACACGTTTTCGAGGCAGCGGGTGCGACCGCCCTCAAGGTAGTGCGTACAATGGTGGGAAGTTAAAAGTTCATCGCGATATAAAAAGGACTTAAATTCACGTGTTAGGACTGAGCAAGCTGCTCCGTGCAGGCGAAGGCCGCACCGTCAAGCGGTTGAAGAAGATTGCTGAAGACGTCATTGCGCTGGAAGGCGATTACGAGGCGCTGACGGACGAGGAGCTCAAGGCGAAGACCGACGAGTTCCGTACCCGGTTGTCTGACGGCGAGGAGATGAATGACATCCTCCTCGACGCCTTCGCAACCGTGCGTGAAGCTGCATGGCGAGTCCTGGGGCAGAAGCACTACCTGGTCCAGATTATGGGTGGTGCCGCCCTGCATTTCGGCAACGTCGCCGAGATGCGTACCGGTGAAGGTAAGACCCTGACCTCGCTGCTGCCGGCCTACCTCAATGCCCTGGAGGGCGAGGGCGTGCACATCGTGACGGTCAATGACTACCTGGCCAAGCGTGACGCCGAGATGATGGGCCGTGTACACCGCTTCCTCGGCCTGTCCGTGGGTGTCATCTTGTCCGAGATGCGGCCTGAGGAGCGCAAGGAAGCCTACGCTTGCGACATCACATACGGCACCAACAACGAGCTGGGCTTTGACTACCTGCGCGATAATATGGTGCGCTCCCTGGACGAGACGGTGCAGCGCGGGCATCACTACTGCATCGTCGATGAGGTGGACTCCATTCTTATTGACGAAGCGCGTACCCCGCTCATTATTTCCGGCCCGGCCGGCGGCTCCTCGCAGTTCTACACTGTGTTCGCACAGCTGGCACCGCGGATGCAGGAGGGCATCCACTACGAGGTGGACCACAAGAAGCGCACTGTCGGTGTGCTCGAAGAAGGCGTGGAATTCGTCGAGGATCAGCTCGGCATTGAAAACCTCTACGCCCCCGAGCACTCCCAGCTGGTGTCCTACCTCAATAACGCGATCAAGGCTAAGGAGCTGTTCGAGCGCGATAAGGACTACATCGTCCGCAATGGCGAGGTCATGATCGTTGATTCCTTCACCGGACGTGTGCTGGCTGGCCGTCGCTACAACGAGGGCATGCACCAGGCCATCGAGGCCCAGGAAAACGTTGAGATCAAGAACGAGAACCAGACCCTGGCGACCGTTACCCTGCAGAACTTCTTCCGTCTTTACGAGAAGATCTCCGGCATGACCGGTACTGCCGAGACCGAGGCCGCGGAGTTGAACTCCATCTACGGCCTGGACGTGGTGCAGATTCCTACTAACAAGCCGAACCAGCGTGAAGATCTCAACGACGTCATCTACAAGACCCAGGAGGCGAAGTTCGCCGCCGTCGTCGACGACATCGCCGAGCACGTCGATCGCGGCCAGCCGGTGCTCGTGGGTACTACGTCGGTGGAGCGTTCCGAGTACCTTTCTCAGCTGCTGAAGAAGCGCGGCATCCAGCACAACGTGCTCAACGCCAAGCACCATGAAGAAGAGGGCAACATCATCGCCCGCGCCGGCCTTCCCAGCAATGTCACCGTGGCCACCAACATGGCCGGCCGTGGTACCGATATCGTGCTGGGCGGCAACCCCGAGGTCATCCTGGACATGAAGCTGCGCGAGCGCGGCCTGGATCCTTTCGAGGATGAAGAGTCCTACCAGGAAGCGTGGGAGCGCGAGCTGCCGCAGGAGAAGGAACGCTCCCAGCGAAAGGGTGACGAGGTCCGCGAAGCGGGCGGACTGTACGTCCTGGGTACCGAGCGCCACGAGTCCCGCCGCATTGATAACCAGCTGCGCGGTCGTTCCGGCCGTCAGGGCGACCCGGGCAAGACTCGTTTCTACCTGTCCATGCGCGATGAACTCATGGTCCGCTTCGTGGGTGCATCCATGGAAAACATGATGAACCGCCTGAACATTCCAGATGACCAGCCCATCGATTCCAAGATGGTGTCGAACTCCATCAAGGGCGCTCAGGCCCAGGTGGAGAACCAGAACTTTGAGATGCGTAAGAACGTCCTCAAGTACGATGAGGTGCTCAACGAGCAGCGCAAGGTGGTCTACCGCGAGCGCAAGTCCATCCTCGAAGCGGCAGACATCAAGGACAACATCCGCGACATGATCGAGGAGACCATCTCCGCCTACGTTGCGGGCGCGACCGCCACCGGTTACGTGGAGGACTGGGACCTAGACGAGCTGTGGAACGCCCTGGAGTCGCTCTACGGCCCCAAGGTGCAGGCCCAGGAGCTTGTCGACGGCACCGAGTACGGCGCCAAGGGTGAGCTCACCGCCGAGCAGCTGCGTGAGGCTTTGGTTGAGGACGCCATGGAGCAGTACAACGAGCTCGAGGAGGCCATCTCTGCGGTAGGTGGCGAGAACCAGATGCGCCAGACCGAGCGCATGGTCATTCTCCCGGTCATCGACCAGAAGTGGCGCGAGCACCTCTACGAGATGGACTACCTCAAGGAAGGCATTGGCCTGCGTGCCATGGCACAGCGCGATCCGCTGGTGGAGTACCAGAAGGAGGGCGGCGACATGTTCCAGGGCATGAATGACGGCATTAAGGAAGAAACTGTCCGCCAGCTGTTCATGCTCCGCAAGCAGCTCGCGGCCGGCCAGGCCCCGGAGTCCGAGGCCGAAGGCGACATCAACCCAGGCACCCCAATCCAGGGCGCCTAGAGGATTCGGAACACCACCACCGCGCCGCCGTGCAGCCGTCCGCTGAAGCCGTGGATGCGCCCGGCGAGCGCGGTGGTACCGAAGAACTCGCCCGCCTCCCGCATGTGGAGGCTTTTGATCTCCGCGCTCACAGTTCGCCGCCGCGGTCCGTATTTGTGGGCCAGTATGCGGTTGCGCTTATGCCAGGCCGCGGCGTGCAGCTGCACGGACTTGGAGTAGCGTCGGGAGTCCAAAGCCTTGGGGAGGCGGTGCCCGCAGGCGACTTCCAAGACCGGCTGCAGTAGCTTGCCGAGGTACCCGTCGCTCCCGCTGGCCACGGACCGCGTCCCTCCCAATCCTAGAGCGTCCTCAGTGGATGGGGAGGCCGGTTTCGTTGGAGCTACGCTGCTGAGCGTGGCCCGGCGCAAGAGGACGTAGCCCGGAACAGGTTGAACCTCTGACGTACGAGTAAGTTCGGTGAACAAGTTCTAGCCCCTTTCTCGCTTGTCTTACAAGCGGATAGGTGGGGGCAGGCGCTAAGGTGGGCGATGACAACCATTGTGGCAAACGCGTCCGCGGCATGCGCCGAGAAACGGTGCGGTTGCCAAACGGAGTTGGCCTCAGAGCATAAAAATAGACCCAAGCACAGACACACGAACACAGACGAGGAAAGCACGGATTCATGCGCGGTTTGATTATTGATTACGTAGGCGTTCTTGATGGACCTGAAGAGGACGTGAAGCGCTGGCAGGAGCTGTTGGCCGCAGCCAAGGCCCAGGATGTGGCCACCGCCATCTTGTCTAACGATCCCGGCGGCCCCGGCGCGGAGCACGTGCGCGAGTGGGAGTACCGCGGCCACGTGGATGCGGTGATCTTGTCCGGTGAGGTGGGTGCTAACAAGCCCGAGCGCGCTGCGTTCCAGGCTGCAGCCGATGCGTTGGAGCTGCCGCTGAATGACTGCGTCATGATCGACGACAACATCATGAACGTTCGTGGCGCCGTGGATAACGGGCTGGTGGGCATCTTGCATACCGCTTTCGAGCGCACCTCCGTGGAGATCCAGGCCATCTTCGACATCGACGGCGAGTTCTAAGTCAGTTATGCCCACCAACGACACCATGCGCGTGTATATCCCCGCGACCTTTGACATGCTCACCGCCCTGCACTCCGACGGCCGCATCGCCGCCCGCGGGGCCTGGGGTTTCGCCGTCACGGACGCCCTCAACGATTTCTATACCTCGGGCGATGAGGAAGAGATTGCCTATGCCGCTTTCTTGCAGGCCGCCGCGGCGTCGTTGCGCCTTCTCGACGCGGGAGAGGAGACCTTCCCACACCGCCGCGTCGTGTTGAGCGTGGACCTGGATCAGTCCCACGTCACCTCCCTGCCGGAGATGGGGGAGTCCGTGGTGAAGTTGGATCCTCCTGTCATCGAACCGAAGGACCTCGCTGCCATCCACATTGACGTGGAGGAATCCGAGGAGGCTACCGCCAAGGCGATCGCGGCTATCGACGCCGCGGATCTTGGCGACGAGGCCGCCGAGCTCACCGTCGGCGATGCCCTAGACAACTTCATGGCTTACTACGACCCCACCGAGCTCCCTTTCCTCATCGAGCTGATGTAGGGCCGGCGCCACGGCAGGCGACGGGGCAATCCCTAATCAGACGCAGGCATCTCCCAGTCGTTGTTGGTGCGCAGGGCCGCCAAAAGCTTGCGCACGGCGTCTCGACGCCGCGCAGAGGCCGTGCCCTCCTCGAGCGCGTCGAGGCCGCACTCGGGGTCGGTAGGGGGACCGAGGTGCGTGCAGCCGCGCGGGCAGTCCTCGGTGGCCTCGGCAAGGTCTTCGAAGACCGCGATGACGGTGTCTGCGTCCACGTGCGCCAGGCCGAAGGAGCGGATGCCGGGGGTATCGATAATCCAGCCCTCGTGCGCGGGGAGGCGCAGCGCCACCGATTGGGTGGAGGTGTGTCGGCCCTTGCCCACGGCGGAGACCTCACCGGTTTCGCGCTGCGCGTCGGGCACCAGGCGGTTGACCAGCGTGGACTTGCCGACGCCGGAGTGGCCGATGAGCGCGGTGATGTGGCCGTTGACGATGCCGTGGACGGCGTCGAGCTCATCGTCGATGCCCGCCTCCACCACGGTGACGTTGAGATCGGCGAACTCCGCGGCAAATGGAGTGGGATCGGTCAAGTCGGTCTTGGTCAGACACAAGATGGGATGCACATTGCCCACGAATGCCGCGATGAGCGCGCGTTCGACGAAGCCGGAGCGCGGTGGCGGGTCCGCCACGGCGGTGACGATGAGCATCTGATCAGCGTTGGCCACCACGATGCGCTCATAAGGGTCGGTATCGTCCGCGGTGCGCCGCAGCACTGACGTGCGTTCGGCGAGTTTCACGATGCGTGCGAGGCTGCCCTCGTTGCCGGAGGTATCGCCGACCACCCCCACCCGGTCGCCGACCTCGATGGCGGTACGGCCCAGCTCGCGGGCGCGCATGCATACGACCTCCGGACCGTCGTCCAGCGCAACGCCCCAGCGGCCGCGGTCCTTGGAAAAGACCATGCCCCACTCCGCGTTCTCGTGGGAGGGGCGCCGCTTGGTGCGCGGGCGCGATCCCTTGCCCGGGCGCGAGCGCACGTCCGATTCGTCGTAGCGGCCGGCGACCTGCGATCGGAAGCGCTTAGTCACGGTCACTCACCGTGTCCTGGCGGTGTACGCCCTGGTGGTGTGCGCCCTGGCGGACCATGGCTTCCCACATGTCCGCGAAGCCGGGCAGGGTCTTGCCAGTGGTGTCAATGTTCTCAACGTCCACGCCCGGTACCCGCAGGCCGATGATGGCCCCGGCCGTGGCCATGCGGTGATCGGCGTAGGACAACCACTGGCCGCCGCTGAGGGGGGATGGAGTAATCGCGATGCCGTCGGGGAGCTCTTCTGCCTTCCCTCCCAGGCGGGTGATTTCGGTGACCAGTGCCGCGAGGCGGTCTGTCTCGTGCCCGCGCAGGTGCGCGATGCCCGTCAGGCGCGACGGGGTGCTGGCGAGTGCCGCCATCGCAGCCACCGTCGGGGTGAGCTCGCCGATATCGCCAAAGTCACGGTCGACGCCGCGCAACGCCCCGGGGGCGGGGCCGGTGACGGTCAAGCGGCCGTCGGCAAGCTCAACCTGGCAGCCCATCTCCTCCGCAATGGAGACGAACTGGGCGCCGGGCTGGGTGGTGTGCTCCGGCCAGCCCGGCACCGTCACCGCGCCGCCGGTTACCGCCGCGGCGGCCAGAAACGGCGTGGCGTTGGACAGGTCCGGCTCGATGT
Proteins encoded in this region:
- the mtrA gene encoding MtrAB system response regulator MtrA, whose protein sequence is MAPKILVVDDDPAISEMLTIVLEAEGLEPIAVTDGNDALPTFQAENPDLILLDLMLPGMNGVDICRAIRRESAVPIVMLTAKTDTVDVVLGLESGADDYITKPFKPKELVARIRARLRRTDAEETELIEVGDLLIDVPEHTVTRRTASGQPGEEIGLTPLEFDLLLEMARKPGQVHTREELLEKVWGYRHASDTRLVNVHVQRLRAKIEHDPEDPQIVLTVRGVGYKTGKLMSVDGE
- the mtrB gene encoding MtrAB system histidine kinase MtrB, with amino-acid sequence MIFAASTVVMIILAYALVSVLAQRLVDQKKDIASQEIDRARVVVEQQINATGTANSVQVRLNSARASLTQLSSQSSDASVVYEPVILAENADGSVTKSPEGYRIPEALREFVSEDQISYQYTTIERSDGTSYNALIVGSPTEADIPDVQVYLVMSMENEEATMALMRGLLSAAGLVVVVLLVGISWLATQQVIAPIRSASRIAQRLAAGHLRERMAVDGEDEMARLAISFNDMAEKLSKQITQLEEYGDLQRQFTSDVSHELRTPLTTVRMAADLIAADPDSLEAHQRRASELMITELDRFEALLADLLEISRHDAGVADLATSQLDVRSCVQAAWQQTQHLATKLGVDVRFEIPDAPVQINGDSRRIERVLRNLLANAIDHSEGNPVDVRVVDGDKVIGVAVTDRGVGLKPGQEELVFNRFWRADASRKRHSGGTGLGLAIAREDVVLHGGTLDAIGELGVGSRFRLILPKQPKDVYEEEPIPLVVPHSTTALPESETPALPSGSNSSGDSKTDEQAGIVRGRKPEVEEQ
- the lpqB gene encoding MtrAB system accessory lipoprotein LpqB; translated protein: MYKRWQNRVAATVAIVTSSLVFTSCSSLPRDSSPQVMRSYSPDAAETPSLGPTPGMEPDLLLRDFFSAAAIPAGEYASARSFLDKSTAANWNPSGPTLLLDQIDLTTVSGEDQSKRTFEVRGTVIGKLGEGGIYIPENGVYEAKVEMRRTDDEWRITSLPEGVAIERTEFRNQYRPHNVYFYGQNGRVLVRERRWLYDGQKSLDTELITLLMQGPSENLAPATSTVVPDGATFAGVEDGEYRFAGMSEMDEEARLRFAAQVVWTLSNASIPGPYKITADGTPLVEGLEQMTTDDFADFNPESASSSLSSLYALNGGNIMRVEGEKATPIAGELGSSGEVQSAEIDADGHFAVVRKDPDDDKKSQLVMGSMGEGLAESDTARTISRPTFEYDSAAAWVVLNGKKVVRAVRSSTSGEVAETEVKLEGTEQNEDIEGEISVMRLSATGARVAMIAGGRVYVGVVVKETDGAYRVVNIRELASELGGSALSLDWRVDGSLVVGTSTTESPMWRVEQDGSAVTTLPSGNVTAPVVAVENSMSTTYITDARAILQIPADEAEVAFWREVPGLQGKRSAPIVAN
- a CDS encoding ComF family protein gives rise to the protein MSLRGLALGELVLPRACAGCGRAGSDLCGACRLALRRPPHPVRRRLLLPAPVWALGPYGGAHKSVIVAMKERGHHAAREYVGAVLAAALAHLQARGELPSSVILVPAPTRTRSARLRGGDPVEAVCRHAASMSAQVPGSAIEVARCLVTAAHVADQSELDAAERVENMRGAVQLRRRPPAGVPLVVVDDVITTGATLCASMDTLTAAGGSVVAGVTLADA
- the hpf gene encoding ribosome hibernation-promoting factor, HPF/YfiA family, which encodes MMADPQVNSTAQVTITGRNVEVPEHFQERVTSKLSKIERLDPTLTFFHVELQHEPNPRREAQSDRIQITATGKGHIARAEAKEDSFYAALETALAKMERSLRKVKVRRQAAKSGHRAPKGTGELAAEMVAEQPPVQKEPEQPKEENLADLYAPTIEEQRPGQVVRTKEHPATPMSVDEALSQMELVGHDFYLFINEGNGQPSVVYRRHAFDYGLITLTEDAEG
- the secA gene encoding preprotein translocase subunit SecA, whose product is MLGLSKLLRAGEGRTVKRLKKIAEDVIALEGDYEALTDEELKAKTDEFRTRLSDGEEMNDILLDAFATVREAAWRVLGQKHYLVQIMGGAALHFGNVAEMRTGEGKTLTSLLPAYLNALEGEGVHIVTVNDYLAKRDAEMMGRVHRFLGLSVGVILSEMRPEERKEAYACDITYGTNNELGFDYLRDNMVRSLDETVQRGHHYCIVDEVDSILIDEARTPLIISGPAGGSSQFYTVFAQLAPRMQEGIHYEVDHKKRTVGVLEEGVEFVEDQLGIENLYAPEHSQLVSYLNNAIKAKELFERDKDYIVRNGEVMIVDSFTGRVLAGRRYNEGMHQAIEAQENVEIKNENQTLATVTLQNFFRLYEKISGMTGTAETEAAELNSIYGLDVVQIPTNKPNQREDLNDVIYKTQEAKFAAVVDDIAEHVDRGQPVLVGTTSVERSEYLSQLLKKRGIQHNVLNAKHHEEEGNIIARAGLPSNVTVATNMAGRGTDIVLGGNPEVILDMKLRERGLDPFEDEESYQEAWERELPQEKERSQRKGDEVREAGGLYVLGTERHESRRIDNQLRGRSGRQGDPGKTRFYLSMRDELMVRFVGASMENMMNRLNIPDDQPIDSKMVSNSIKGAQAQVENQNFEMRKNVLKYDEVLNEQRKVVYRERKSILEAADIKDNIRDMIEETISAYVAGATATGYVEDWDLDELWNALESLYGPKVQAQELVDGTEYGAKGELTAEQLREALVEDAMEQYNELEEAISAVGGENQMRQTERMVILPVIDQKWREHLYEMDYLKEGIGLRAMAQRDPLVEYQKEGGDMFQGMNDGIKEETVRQLFMLRKQLAAGQAPESEAEGDINPGTPIQGA
- a CDS encoding HAD-IA family hydrolase translates to MRGLIIDYVGVLDGPEEDVKRWQELLAAAKAQDVATAILSNDPGGPGAEHVREWEYRGHVDAVILSGEVGANKPERAAFQAAADALELPLNDCVMIDDNIMNVRGAVDNGLVGILHTAFERTSVEIQAIFDIDGEF
- a CDS encoding DUF6912 family protein, whose protein sequence is MRVYIPATFDMLTALHSDGRIAARGAWGFAVTDALNDFYTSGDEEEIAYAAFLQAAAASLRLLDAGEETFPHRRVVLSVDLDQSHVTSLPEMGESVVKLDPPVIEPKDLAAIHIDVEESEEATAKAIAAIDAADLGDEAAELTVGDALDNFMAYYDPTELPFLIELM
- the rsgA gene encoding ribosome small subunit-dependent GTPase A, whose amino-acid sequence is MTKRFRSQVAGRYDESDVRSRPGKGSRPRTKRRPSHENAEWGMVFSKDRGRWGVALDDGPEVVCMRARELGRTAIEVGDRVGVVGDTSGNEGSLARIVKLAERTSVLRRTADDTDPYERIVVANADQMLIVTAVADPPPRSGFVERALIAAFVGNVHPILCLTKTDLTDPTPFAAEFADLNVTVVEAGIDDELDAVHGIVNGHITALIGHSGVGKSTLVNRLVPDAQRETGEVSAVGKGRHTSTQSVALRLPAHEGWIIDTPGIRSFGLAHVDADTVIAVFEDLAEATEDCPRGCTHLGPPTDPECGLDALEEGTASARRRDAVRKLLAALRTNNDWEMPASD